One window of Trifolium pratense cultivar HEN17-A07 linkage group LG5, ARS_RC_1.1, whole genome shotgun sequence genomic DNA carries:
- the LOC123885097 gene encoding RNA-binding protein CP31B, chloroplastic-like, which translates to MPRAYDSPFGIFISNLPRNIDNGQLEEIFGKHGKVEIVHDEQFNEYSSAGYLIMADETDMNNVIAAFNGQSLNGTELFVYSLKDERFRH; encoded by the exons ATGCCTCGTGCCTATGATTCCCCTTTTGGTATCTTCATTTCAAACTTGCCGAGGAATATTGACAATGGTCAGTTGGAGGAAATTTTCGGTAAACATGGTAAGGTTGAGATAGTCCATGATGAACAGTTCAATGAATATTCATCAGCTGGCTATCTTATAATGGCCGATGAGACTGATATGAATAATGTCATTGCTGCTTTTAACGGTCAG AGCTTGAACGGAACTGAATTGTTTGTTTATTCGTTGAAGGATGAACGGTTTCGCCACTAA